ATGGAACAACTATCTGGGCGGCCAATCAAGCTCTCGACCATTAGGAGACGCCGTTCTAGATGGAATAGATTTTGACATCGAGGGTGGCACTACAGAGCACTGGGATGAGCTAGCCAAGGCTCTAGCAAGTTTCAACCAGGGAAAGAAGGTTTACTTAGCGGCAGCCCCACAGTGTCCATTCCCAGACAAATGGCTAAATGGTGCACTCAACACTGGGCTTTTCAACTACGTCCAAGTCCAATTCTACAACAATCCTTCTTGCCAGTACTCTGGCAATGCCGACAATCTCAAGAATTCCTGGAACCAGTGGACATCTATTCAGGCCGAGCAGGTGTTCTTGGGGTTGCCAGCAGCTCCTGCTGCTGCAGGGAGCGGCTATATTCCTCCAGATGTGCTGGTGTCTGATGTTCTTCCGACGATCAAGAGTTCTCCTAAATATGGAGGTGTGATGCTTTGGAATAGGTTCTACGATATCCAGAACGGGTACAGCCCAGCTATCAAACCCAGTGTTTAAAGAGCTCGCTTTGAATTGTGAGagtttgaataaaattaaataagatcAAAGACATATAGAATAAGGACAAGAAGTTAATTGTCTTCGGCGAGGTTATCTCTAAGCTGTTGAACCTTATAATGTttagaaaagtaaaa
The Diospyros lotus cultivar Yz01 chromosome 12, ASM1463336v1, whole genome shotgun sequence DNA segment above includes these coding regions:
- the LOC127787260 gene encoding acidic endochitinase-like, which produces MAKACGFWQQALFAIMAATAKVLPKLTIVPLLALLLFPFSSHGGVISVYWGQNGGEGSLADACASGNYGIVNLAFLTTFGNGQTPVLNLAGHCDPFSGTCTGLSNDIKACQDRGIKVLLSIGGATGGYTLTSADDARSVADYLWNNYLGGQSSSRPLGDAVLDGIDFDIEGGTTEHWDELAKALASFNQGKKVYLAAAPQCPFPDKWLNGALNTGLFNYVQVQFYNNPSCQYSGNADNLKNSWNQWTSIQAEQVFLGLPAAPAAAGSGYIPPDVLVSDVLPTIKSSPKYGGVMLWNRFYDIQNGYSPAIKPSV